The proteins below are encoded in one region of Apium graveolens cultivar Ventura chromosome 4, ASM990537v1, whole genome shotgun sequence:
- the LOC141719961 gene encoding uncharacterized protein LOC141719961, with product MDGENQNNNENQGNNDEGGNVFDQLAETLAVLVNQQPKPNIVSQFKRLNPPTFDGATDPAIVEMWIQEMEKAFGLLGSNEEQKVTLAVYQLQGSAYDWWLMEKRKNETTNLEENHEPYTWAKFKKALEDKYFPRTVRLQKERDFIRLQQGGRTVIEYEAEFAKLAKYASTLVADESSRARRLEEGLRSDIRNSVASFELQTYEAVLNKALVIERGLAESEKASGSWNKRRFTQTSGQSFQGGPLKKPHVYDNIGGQGDRETCTRCGKNHPDKVCRWNTGACFHCGEVGHKISNCPHNPPPPPRKEADNKMGK from the coding sequence ATGGATGGAGAAAATCAGAACAACAATGAAAATCAGGGCAATAATGATGAAGGAGGAAACGTCTTTGACCAGCTGGCTGAAACTCTAGCTGTACTTGTGAATCAGCAACCGAAGCCCAACATCGTCTCTCAATTCAAGCGTTTGAACCCGCCAACTTTTGATGGAGCTACAGACCCGGCTATCGTTGAGATGTGGATCcaagagatggaaaaagctttcGGACTTCTGGGGAGCAATGAGGAACAGAAGGTGACCTTAGCTGTGTACCAATTGCAAGGAAGCGCTTACGACTGGTGGCTTATGGAAAAGAGGAAGAATGAGACGACAAATCTTGAAGAAAATCATGAACCGTACACTTGGGCAAAGTTCAAGAAGGCTTTAGAGGACAAGTACTTTCCGAGAACAGTTCGTCTGCAGAAAGAGAGGGACTTCATTCGACTTCAACAAGGTGGAAGAACCGTCATTGAATACGAAGCAGAATTTGCAAAGCTTGCGAAGTACGCGTCGACCCTAGTAGCAGATGAGAGCAGTCGAGCACGAAGATTAGAGGAGGGACTTCGAAGTGACATCAGGAATTCAGTGGCGTCGTTTGAACTTCAGACGTACGAGGCTGTCCTCAACAAGGCGTTAGTGATCGAAAGGGGCTTGGCAGAATCTGAAAAGGCGTCTGGCAGTTGGAATAAGAGGCGGTTCACTCAAACTAGTGGGCAATCTTTTCAAGGGGGACCACTCAAGAAGCCACACGTGTACGATAACATCGGGGGTCAAGGTGATCGAGAGACGTGTACCAGGTGCGGCAAGAATCATCCGGACAAAGTCTGTCGTTGGAATACAGGTGCTTGTTTTCATTGCGGAGAAGTAGGACATAAGATTTCGAATTGTCCGCACAATCCGCCACCGCCACCAAGGAAGGAAGCAGATAACAAGATGGGCAAATGA
- the LOC141721421 gene encoding UDP-glycosyltransferase 91A1-like yields the protein MASGKKMHIVMFPWLAFGHLLPFLNLAMLIAKRGHRISFISTPRNIERLPKVPSDLKAHIDFIRVPLPPFANLPRSAEATSDIPFDKVKYLKIAYDYLENAVTVFVESMLPDWILCDFASYWLGPVASGSGIPVGWYSVFPASTLGFLGPPGNMIDADDYRVKLESFTRKPEWVYFETSVAMTKYQIQAMAPNLEDDGTENVSDQYRLGKTIQNCDMVAIRSSAEFEPEWLNLVEEIYGKPLVPVGLLPVQEGVDHGGNESWGDIKDWLDKQTEGSVIYVAFGAETKLNQVQVTELALGLELSGLPFFWAFRKQRGLIDLKPVELPQGFEERTRGRGMVYKTWVPQTKILKHGSVGGMLFHAGWSSVVEAVQFGKVLVLLPMLGDQGIIASQLAEKKLGFVIPRNEQDGSFTKDSVAESLKLVMVDEAGKVYRDKVKEMQSVFRDMDKQTGYVDNLVAYLEAHKRQE from the coding sequence ATGGCTTCCGGTAAAAAAATGCACATTGTAATGTTTCCCTGGTTAGCATTTGGTCACTTGCTACCCTTCTTGAACCTTGCCATGCTCATTGCTAAAAGAGGTCACAGAATTTCCTTTATCTCCACTCCTCGAAATATCGAACGCCTCCCAAAAGTTCCTTCAGATCTAAAAGCTCATATAGACTTTATCAGGGTCCCCCTGCCTCCTTTTGCTAACCTTCCTCGATCAGCAGAAGCAACAAGTGATATCCCGTTTGACAAGGTTAAGTATTTAAAAATCGCTTATGATTATCTTGAGAATGCTGTTACTGTTTTTGTAGAATCCATGTTACCAGATTGGATACTGTGTGATTTTGCATCTTATTGGCTTGGCCCTGTTGCTTCCGGTTCTGGAATTCCAGTCGGGTGGTATAGTGTTTTCCCTGCTTCAACTTTAGGTTTTTTGGGCCCTCCAGGCAACATGATCGATGCTGATGATTATCGTGTCAAACTAGAAAGTTTTACGAGGAAACCTGAATGGGTTTACTTTGAAACAAGTGTTGCAATGACTAAGTATCAGATACAAGCAATGGCTCCTAATCTAGAAGATGATGGAACGGAGAATGTAAGTGACCAGTATCGCCTTGGAAAGACAATTCAAAACTGTGATATGGTGGCAATTAGAAGTAGCGCTGAGTTTGAACCGGAGTGGTTAAATTTAGTAGAGGAGATCTATGGAAAACCACTGGTTCCTGTTGGATTATTGCCTGTTCAAGAGGGTGTGGACCATGGGGGTAATGAAAGTTGGGGTGATATAAAAGATTGGCTTGATAAACAAACAGAGGGGTCAGTGATATATGTTGCGTTTGGTGCTGAAACAAAACTGAATCAAGTTCAGGTTACTGAGTTAGCACTCGGTTTGGAGTTGTCTGGATTGCCTTTTTTTTGGGCTTTCAGAAAGCAAAGAGGGCTGATTGATCTCAAGCCAGTTGAGTTGCCTCAAGGTTTTGAAGAGCGAACTAGAGGTCGTGGAATGGTTTACAAGACATGGGTGCCTCAAACTAAGATACTGAAGCATGGCTCGGTTGGTGGTATGTTGTTTCATGCAGGTTGGAGCTCTGTTGTGGAGGCTGTGCAGTTTGGAAAAGTGCTGGTATTGCTGCCAATGTTGGGAGATCAGGGGATAATTGCTAGTCAACTAGCGGAGAAGAAGTTGGGCTTTGTGATCCCAAGGAACGAGCAAGATGGCTCGTTCACTAAAGACTCCGTGGCAGAGTCACTTAAGCTGGTAATGGTGGATGAAGCTGGGAAGGTTTATCGAGACAAAGTGAAGGAGATGCAAAGTGTTTTCCGTGACATGGATAAGCAAACCGGTTATGTTGATAACTTGGTGGCTTATCTAGAAGCTCACAAGCGACAGGAATGA